AAGATCTTGCAAGGCTTCTTCCGCCGCAGTTTGCATGCCGGGCGGCAGAGTCAGCATGCCGATCCGCAATCCCGGGCCGAGCGTTTTCGACAGGCCATTGACATGGAACACCCGCTCGGGCGCCAGAGCCGCGAGCGCAGGCGCCGCTGAATGCCCCAGCGCATACACGCCATCCTCGATGATCCAGACATTCGCCCGCCGGCATATCTCGACGATAGCCTGCCTGCGCTCGGCGCTCATGGTGGCGGTTGTCGGATTATGCAGCGTCGGCGTCAGATAGACCGCGGTATGGCCGGAGGAGACACGCTCGAGCGCACTCGCCAGCGCCTGCGGCACTATGCCTTGCGCATCGATCTCCACGCCGATCAGGCGATGGCCTTTACGTCGGGCCAGCGCGATCGCGCCGGGGTAGGTGAGTCTCTCCGTCAGTATCGTGCCGCGTGGCCCGCAGGCCAGGTCAAACGCCAGCGAAATCGCCTGACGGGCATTGCTGGTCAGCGCCAGGTGCGACGGATCGATCGTGACGCCGGCGTTTTCCAGCCAGCGGGTCAACAAACGCCGGTGCTCCAGATGCCCGGTCGGAGGGGAATAGAAGTTCAGATGGTCCGCATCCATTTTCCGCGCAATGCCGGCCAGCGTGCGCGCCAGCAAACGATCGGTAAGCATCGCCGGCGGCGCATTGGACGAGAGATCGATTTCGCGTTTTTCACGGGCGCGGCGAATCGCCACGAACATCCCGCGGCCTTTCACGCTGCGCACCAACCCACGCCGCTCCAGGATGGCATAGGCTTTGGTCACCGTGCCCAGACCGATCGCCAATTGCCAGGCGAGCGTACGGTGGGCCGGCAAACGATCGCCCCCTTGCAGTTTGCCCTCGATAATGTCGTCAGCCAACGCCAACACCAGCCGTTCGACGGTAGTGGCTTCCACATTGGCCAGGCGGGGCTGCCAGGGGGATTGAAGCCGCATATTCGCTCTCCGGAGAAAGAATATAGTGTCACGTGACACTATTTAAATAGGCGAAAAGTGTAACACATACTATGTTGGTGAGGAGTCCCGGCGTTTTCAACTACGGCTCGGCCGTAAGGCGGGTCAGCGGAGTTTTTCCATGATGGTCAGTCAGCTTGCGTTGGTTTACGGCGCCTATCTCCTCGCAACTGCCAGCCCCGGCCCCAGCAACATGGCGATCATGGGCGTGGCGATGCGTGACGGCCGCAGGCCCGCATTGGTGCTGGCCGCCGGGGTGGTGACCGGATCGCTGTGCTGGGCGATGTTGGCCGCGACCGGCCTTTCCGCCGTGCTGGCCACGTATGCACAGGCGCTGTGGGCCATCAAAATCGTCGGCGGCGTGTATATGCTGTATCTGGCGCTGCGCGCCGGCCGATCCGCATTACGGGCGTCTCCCATCTCGACAGGCATAGCGGCAGGGGATAGCGCGCGATCTTATCAGAGGTTGTATCGGCAGGGCGTGCTGATGCATCTCGGCAATCCCAAGGCCATCATGTCCTGGATGGCGATCATGTCGCTGGGATTGCGGCAAGGCGCGCCTGAGCAGGTTTTACCGGCAATTATTGGCGGTTGCGCGCTGCTCGGCGTGACGATTTTCGGGGGGTATGCCCTGCTGTTCTCAACGTCGCCGATGATCGCGTTTTACACCCGGGTGAGGCGCTGGATTGAAGGAACGCTTGCGCTGCTGTTCGCTTTGGCGGGCCTGGAGCTGTTGATATCGCGGGGGTAATGAACGCCCGGCGTTAACCTGAGGAGAGAAGCGATGGTTTTTGGCATGCAGATGGTGGATGTCTTTGGAGCCGGGCCGCTCGCCGGCAATCCGTTGGCGGTGATTACGGGCGCCGGAGCGTTGTCTACGGAGGATATGCAGCGCTTGACACGTTGGTTCAACCTGTCGGAAACGGCCTTTTTGCTGCCGCCGACGCACCCCCAGGCGGATTACCGGGTGCGAATATTCACGCTGGATCGTGAAATGCCGTTTGCCGGGCACCCGACGCTCGGCAGTTGTCATGCCTGGCTCACTGCGGGCGGTACGCCGCGTAATGATGCGGAGATCATCCAGGAGTGCGGGGCGGGCTTGGTGAGCATTCGCCGCGAGGCCGGACGGCTGTGTTTTGCCGCGCCGCCGTTGATTCGCTCCGGGGCGCCGTCAGAAGCGGCGTTGGCCGACGCGCTGCGGTTTTTGGGGATCGCGCCTGAGGAGGCGCTCGATGCCGCCTGGATCGATAACGGTCCGGGGTGGCTGGGGATCCGGCTGGCCAGCGCCGAGCGGGTGCTTTCCCTGACGCCGGCGAGAAGCTGGCCGCGCAGAGTGGACATTGGCGTCGTCGGCCCACATGCCGATGGTGACGCAGCCTTCGAGGTGCGCGCTTTTTTGAGCGATCACCTTGGCGCTATCGTCGAAGATCCGGTCACCGGCAGCCTCAATGCCTCCCTGGCTCAGTGGCTGTTTGCAAGCGGCGTGGTCAGCGGCGGCTATATCGCCGCTCAGGGGCGCTGCCGTGGGCGCAACGGGCGCGTGCATGTCACCCGCGACGAGAGCGGCCGGATTTGGGTGGGCGGCAACACGCGCACTCAGGTTGAAGGTCGGCTGCATGGGATTGGCACGGCGTAGCACGCGCCGCCGCACCCGCGTGCGGCTGAACGGAATATCGATTTTCATCCGATAAGGAGTGAACAGTATGTCTGCAACGGCCATCGATACCTTGAAAATGCTGGTGCGTTACAAAGCGTGGGCGAACGCCTTGACCTTTGACTGCGTGGCGGCCTTGCCGGAGGGCGAAGCGCTGCGGCCGCGCCCGACCCGTTTCGGCAATATGGTGCATACCTTGAATCACGTGTACGTGGTGGACGATATCTTCAGGCACCATCTGCAAGGCCGCAAGCATGGTTACCTCGCGCGCAACACCGAGCAAACGCCTGCGCTTGACTCTCTGCGGTGTGCGGTGGAGGAAATGGACCGCTGGTATATCGAACAGGTGGACAACTGGTCGCCCGAGGCGCTGGCGCAGGTGGTGCATTTCGAGTTCGTCGGCGGGGGGAAGGCCGCATGACGCGCCAGGAAATCGTGCTGCATGTCGTCAACCACGCGACCTATCATCGCGGTTTTGTCGGCGATATGCTCTATCAGGTGCCCTTTGCTGCACCGGCGAACGATTTGCCGGTGTTTCTGCGCGATCATTACCGCCGGGCGCCGTGAGGCGAGCGAGATAAATAAAAAAGCCAGACGCTTTCGCGCCTGGCCTGTTACGCGCCGGAATCCGGCGAGGTTGCGCCTCAGCGCATGGTGACGAACTCTTCCGCCGCGGTCGGGTGGATCGCCACGGTGTTGTCGAAGTCCTTCTTGGTGGCGCCCATCTTCACCGCCACCGCGAAGCCCTGCAGGATTTCATCCATGCCGAAGCCGATGCCGTGCAGGCCGACGATTTTCTCTTCTTTACCCGCGCACACCAGCTTCATGCGGCACGGCTGGCGGTGCTGCGTCACGGCGCTGTACATGGCGGTGAAGGAGGATTTGTACACCTTCACGTTGTCCGCGCCGAACTTCTCGATGGCTTCCGGCTCGGTCAGGCCGACGGTGCCGATCGGCGGGTGGCTGAACACCACGGTGGCGATGTTGCTGTAGTCCAGGTGTTCGTCCGGCTTGTTGTTGAACAGGCGCTCGGACAGGCGGCGGCCGGCGGCCACGGCGACCGGGGTCAGCTCTACCGCGCCGGTGTTGTCACCCACCGCGTAGATGCCTTTGACGTTGGTGTTCTGGAACTTATCGACGTCGATGTAGCCTTTCTCATTGGTTTTCACCCCGGTAACGCCGAGGTTCAGGTTGTCGGTCGCCGGTTCGCGGCCGATGGCCCAGATCAGGCAGTCGACGGTGAATGCTTTGCCGTTTTCCAGCTGCAGCGTCAGGCTGCCGTCGGCGTTCTTGACGATCGCTTTCGGCACCGATTCGGTGTGCAGGCTCGGCCCTTCGGTGTTCATTACTTCCACCAGGGTTTCGACGATCATCGGATCGAAGCTGCGCAGCGGCGCGTGCTTGCGCACGAACAGGTGCGTTTCGGCGCCCAGCGCGTTCAGCACGCCGGCGATTTCCACGGCGATATAGCCGGCGCCCACCACGGCGACGCGTTTCGGCATGGCGTCCAGCTCAAAGAAGCCGTCGGAGTCGATGCCGTATTCCGCACCCGGAATAGCCGGATGGCTCGGGCGGCCGCCGGTGGCGATCAGGATGTGGTCGGCGGTGATGGTCTCGCCGTTCACTTCCACGGTGTGCGCATCCACGAAGCGCGCGAAGCCTTTGATCACGTCGACCTTGTTCTTGCCCAGCACGTTATCGTAGGAGTTGTGGATGCGATCGATATAGGCGGTGCGGTTGGCGACCAGCTTTTTCCAGTCGAAGGCGTTGACGGTGGTGTCGAAGCCGTAATCCGGGCCGTACTGATGGATGGCCTCGGCGATCTGCGCCGCGTGCCACATGACTTTTTTCGGTACACAACCCACGTTTACACAGGTGCCGCCCAGCTCTTTGGCTTCAATCAGCGCACACTTTTGGCCGTACATGGCTGCCCGGTTGATCGATGCGATACCGCCGCTGCCGCCGCCAATTGCTAGATAATCGTAATGTTTCGTCATCTGGGATTTCCATGAGTTGTGAATTTGAAGAGGGTAAGAGTTTAACGCCTGACCGGGGTTTGTCGCAAAGATTGCGTCGATGGCTGCGATAGGTGGACGCAGGGCGCGGCAAACCGCGCCCTGATGGGGTTTATTCCGGTACCACCCAGTTCACCAGATGGTGACCGATGCCCGACGGCACCAGCACCTTGTGCAGCCACGGCAGCACGTTCTTCATCTGCTGTTCCAGCTTCCACGGCGGGTTGATGACGATCATGCCGGAGGCGGTCATGCCGCGCTGATCGCTGTCGGGTTTCACCGCCAGTTCGATCTGCAGAATGCGGCGAATGCCGGTGGCTTCCAGATCGCGCAGCATGCGTTTGATCTGCTGGCGCATCACCACCGGGTACCACAGCGCGTAAGTGCCGGTGGCGAAACGCTTGTAGCCTTCCTGAATGCCTTTGACCACGTCCTGGTAATCGGTCTTCATTTCATACGGCGGGTCCATCAGGATCAGACCACGGCGCGACAGGGGCGGCAGCTGGGATTTCAGCTGCTGATAACCGTCGGCACGCTGCACTTTGGCGCGTTCGTCTTTCTGGAACTCGCTGCGCAGCAGCGGGTAGTCGCTCGGGTGCAGCTCGGTCAGGTGGATTTTGTCCTGCGGGCGCAGCAGCTGGCGGGCGATCAGCGGCGAGCCGGGATAATAGCGCAGCGTGCCGGAACGGTTGAAGTTGTGCACCACGCTCATGTAGGCCGCCAGCTCTTCCGGCAGATCGTCGCGTTGCCACAGCAAACCGATGCCTTCCAGGTATTCGCCGGTGCGCTCGGCGTGTTCGCCGCTGAGCTGATAACGGCCCGCGCCCGAGTGGGTATCCAGATACAGGAACGGCTTCTCTTTTTCCTTCAGCGACTCGATGATCAGGCTCTGAACGGTGTGCTTGAGCACGTCGGCGTGGTTGCCGGCGTGGAAACTGTGGCGATAACTTAACATGACGGGTGGCGGTTCCTTGTGCTCCGCAGACGGAGCATTCAATGCAATAAGGCTTATAATCTGCACAGTATAAACTGTCTGGCCGGGAAAAACCGGACTCCGTTGCCGCAGACGTTAACAGAAAGGGACAGGACGATGAGCAAACAGGCGATTTTGGCGAATTACCCCGACGCGGCGCGCTGGGCGTTCGGCGACGGCCCCGCGTTAGCCGACGAACTGCTGGGATTGGTGCTGAGCGGGGATAAAACCGCCACCTGCAGTTCCTATGCGAGCTATCGTCGGGAACAAACCCCGCGGATCGGCGATTACAGCATCGTTCTTGATGGCCGCGGCGAACCGGCCTGCGTGATCAGAACCCTGGCGCTGCGCCTGGTGCGCTACGATCGGGTGACCGCCGAGATGGCTGCCAAAGAGGGCGAAGGCGACAAAAGCCTGGCGTTTTGGCGCGAGGGGCATCAGGCGTTCTTTACCCGCGAGGGGAGCTTTGCGCCGGACATGTGGCTGGTGTTCGAAGAGTTCGAACGGGTTGAAACGCTGTGAATCACAAGGAGAAAGGATGAGCTGCATTTTTTGCGACATCGTGGCGGGCAAGGCGCCATGCCATAAAATCTGGGAAGACGACGACCATCTGGCGTTCCTGTCCATCTTTCCCAACACCGACGGTTTCAGCGTGGTGATCCCCAAGGCGCACCACCCGAGCTACGCCTTTGACCTGCCGGACGAGGTGCTGAGCGCGTTGATGCTGGCGACCAAGCGGGTGGCGAAGCAGCTGGATCGCGCGTTCGACGACGTCGGCCGCTGCGGCATGGTGTTCGAGGGCTACGGCGTCGACCATGTGCATGCCAAACTGATCCCGCTGCACGGCACCGCATCGCTGGAACAGTGGCGGCCGATCGAATCGACCTCGCCGAAGTTTTTCGAACGTTATGAGGGCTATATCTCCTCCCACGATGCGGCGCGCGCCGACGACCAACAGCTGGCGGCGCTGGCCGCCCGCATCCGCCAAAGCGCCATTTAAGGCACGAACGATCAACGCCGGGCATTGATTTTCCTGCTGTCTGGCTCCATGTTAGAGATTCATACGCATTTTAAGGCTCGCCCGTGCGGCGGGCCCAACGCTAATCAGGACTGCCCTATGACAAATCCGTTGCTGACCCCGTTTTCCCTGCCGCCTTTCTCGGCGATCCGCCCTGAAGATATCGTGCCAGCGGTGCAATCCGCGCTGGCGGACTGCCGCGCCGCGGTAGAGCGCGTGGTCGCGCAGCCGGGGCCGTTCACCTGGGACAATCTGTGTCAGCCGCTGGCGGAGTCGGACGATCGCCTGTCGCGCATCTGGTCGCCGATCGGGCACCTGAACTCGGTGAAAAACAGCCCGGAGCTGCGCACCGCCTATGAGCAGGCGTTGCCGCTGCTGTCCGAGTACGGCACCTGGGTCGGCCAGCACGAAGGGCTGTACCAGGCCTACCGCAGCCTGAAAGAGGGCGCGGCGTTCGAGGCGCTGAGCGTGCCGCAGCGCAAGGCGGTGGACAACGCGCTGCGCGATTTCGAACTGTCGGGCATCGGCCTGTCGGCGGATAAACAGCAGCGCTACGGCGAGATCGTCGCGCGCCTGTCCGAACTGGGTTCCACCTACAGCAATAACGTGCTCGACGCCACCATGGGCTGGAGCAAACTGATTACCGACGAAGCGGAACTGAGCGGCCTGCCGGAAAGCGCCCTGGCACAGGCGCAGGCGATGGCGCAGGCCAAAGAGCAGGACGGCTGGTTGCTGACGCTGGACATGCCGAGCTACCTGCCGGTGCTGACCTACGCCGACAACCGCGCGCTGCGCGAAGAGATGTACCGCGCCTTCGCCACCCGCGCCTCCGATCAGGGGCCGAACGCCGGCAAATGGGACAATAGCGAAGTGATGGCGGAAACGCTGGCGCTGCGTCATGAGCTTGCTCAGCTGCTGGGCTTCGATACCTACGCCGACAAGTCGCTGGCGACCAAGATGGCGGAAAGCCCGGAGCAGGTGATCGGCTTCCTGAGCGATCTGGCCAAGCGCGCCCGCCCGCAGGCCGAGCAGGAGCTGGCGCAGCTGCGCGCCTTCGCCAAACAGCACTATGGCGTGGACGAGCTCGAAGCCTGGGACATCACCTATTACGGCGAAAAACAGAAACAGCATCTGTTCTCCATCAGCGACGAGCAGCTGCGCCCGTACTTCCCGGAGCAGCGGGTGGTGGAAGGGCTGTTCGAAGTGGTGAAACGCATCTACGGCATCACAGCCAAAGAGCGTAAAGACGTCGAGACCTGGCATCCGGACGTGCGCTTCTTCGATCTGTTCGACGCCGACGGCGAGCTGCGCGGCAGTTTCTACCTCGATCTGTACGCCCGCGAAAACAAACGCGGCGGCGCCTGGATGGACGACTGTGTCGGCAGCCTGCGCAAGGCCGACGGCACGTTGCAAAAACCGGTCGCTTACCTGACCTGCAACTTCAACCGCCCGCTGGGCGATCAGCCGGCGCTGTTCACCCATAACGAAGTGACCACGCTGTTCCACGAATTCGGCCACGGTCTGCATCACATGCTGACGCAGATCGATACCGCCGGCGTCTCCGGCATCAACGGGGTGCCGTGGGATGCAGTCGAGCTGCCGAGCCAGTTTATGGAAAACTGGTGCTGGGAGCCGGAAGCGCTGGCGTTTATCTCCGGCCACTATCAGAGCGGCGAGCCGCTGCCGAAGGAAATGCTCGACAAGCTGCTGGCGG
Above is a window of Serratia nematodiphila DZ0503SBS1 DNA encoding:
- a CDS encoding 23S rRNA (adenine(2030)-N(6))-methyltransferase RlmJ; its protein translation is MLSYRHSFHAGNHADVLKHTVQSLIIESLKEKEKPFLYLDTHSGAGRYQLSGEHAERTGEYLEGIGLLWQRDDLPEELAAYMSVVHNFNRSGTLRYYPGSPLIARQLLRPQDKIHLTELHPSDYPLLRSEFQKDERAKVQRADGYQQLKSQLPPLSRRGLILMDPPYEMKTDYQDVVKGIQEGYKRFATGTYALWYPVVMRQQIKRMLRDLEATGIRRILQIELAVKPDSDQRGMTASGMIVINPPWKLEQQMKNVLPWLHKVLVPSGIGHHLVNWVVPE
- a CDS encoding PLP-dependent aminotransferase family protein gives rise to the protein MRLQSPWQPRLANVEATTVERLVLALADDIIEGKLQGGDRLPAHRTLAWQLAIGLGTVTKAYAILERRGLVRSVKGRGMFVAIRRAREKREIDLSSNAPPAMLTDRLLARTLAGIARKMDADHLNFYSPPTGHLEHRRLLTRWLENAGVTIDPSHLALTSNARQAISLAFDLACGPRGTILTERLTYPGAIALARRKGHRLIGVEIDAQGIVPQALASALERVSSGHTAVYLTPTLHNPTTATMSAERRQAIVEICRRANVWIIEDGVYALGHSAAPALAALAPERVFHVNGLSKTLGPGLRIGMLTLPPGMQTAAEEALQDLPFAPSPLSCAVVEEWLASGAIETIPQALRHEAQQRVHLATSIFDADECVSHPDAYHVWLPMPRETAESVAAAAALANVKVTPPDTVMVDRDERATGIRLCLGSPSPDELTAGLTQLAQLLKAHRNG
- a CDS encoding HIT family protein; the encoded protein is MSCIFCDIVAGKAPCHKIWEDDDHLAFLSIFPNTDGFSVVIPKAHHPSYAFDLPDEVLSALMLATKRVAKQLDRAFDDVGRCGMVFEGYGVDHVHAKLIPLHGTASLEQWRPIESTSPKFFERYEGYISSHDAARADDQQLAALAARIRQSAI
- a CDS encoding LysE family translocator, which encodes MMVSQLALVYGAYLLATASPGPSNMAIMGVAMRDGRRPALVLAAGVVTGSLCWAMLAATGLSAVLATYAQALWAIKIVGGVYMLYLALRAGRSALRASPISTGIAAGDSARSYQRLYRQGVLMHLGNPKAIMSWMAIMSLGLRQGAPEQVLPAIIGGCALLGVTIFGGYALLFSTSPMIAFYTRVRRWIEGTLALLFALAGLELLISRG
- a CDS encoding PhzF family phenazine biosynthesis protein, translated to MVDVFGAGPLAGNPLAVITGAGALSTEDMQRLTRWFNLSETAFLLPPTHPQADYRVRIFTLDREMPFAGHPTLGSCHAWLTAGGTPRNDAEIIQECGAGLVSIRREAGRLCFAAPPLIRSGAPSEAALADALRFLGIAPEEALDAAWIDNGPGWLGIRLASAERVLSLTPARSWPRRVDIGVVGPHADGDAAFEVRAFLSDHLGAIVEDPVTGSLNASLAQWLFASGVVSGGYIAAQGRCRGRNGRVHVTRDESGRIWVGGNTRTQVEGRLHGIGTA
- a CDS encoding DinB family protein, with product MSATAIDTLKMLVRYKAWANALTFDCVAALPEGEALRPRPTRFGNMVHTLNHVYVVDDIFRHHLQGRKHGYLARNTEQTPALDSLRCAVEEMDRWYIEQVDNWSPEALAQVVHFEFVGGGKAA
- a CDS encoding DinB family protein; its protein translation is MTRQEIVLHVVNHATYHRGFVGDMLYQVPFAAPANDLPVFLRDHYRRAP
- a CDS encoding ASCH domain-containing protein is translated as MSKQAILANYPDAARWAFGDGPALADELLGLVLSGDKTATCSSYASYRREQTPRIGDYSIVLDGRGEPACVIRTLALRLVRYDRVTAEMAAKEGEGDKSLAFWREGHQAFFTREGSFAPDMWLVFEEFERVETL
- the gorA gene encoding glutathione-disulfide reductase → MTKHYDYLAIGGGSGGIASINRAAMYGQKCALIEAKELGGTCVNVGCVPKKVMWHAAQIAEAIHQYGPDYGFDTTVNAFDWKKLVANRTAYIDRIHNSYDNVLGKNKVDVIKGFARFVDAHTVEVNGETITADHILIATGGRPSHPAIPGAEYGIDSDGFFELDAMPKRVAVVGAGYIAVEIAGVLNALGAETHLFVRKHAPLRSFDPMIVETLVEVMNTEGPSLHTESVPKAIVKNADGSLTLQLENGKAFTVDCLIWAIGREPATDNLNLGVTGVKTNEKGYIDVDKFQNTNVKGIYAVGDNTGAVELTPVAVAAGRRLSERLFNNKPDEHLDYSNIATVVFSHPPIGTVGLTEPEAIEKFGADNVKVYKSSFTAMYSAVTQHRQPCRMKLVCAGKEEKIVGLHGIGFGMDEILQGFAVAVKMGATKKDFDNTVAIHPTAAEEFVTMR
- the prlC gene encoding oligopeptidase A, which encodes MTNPLLTPFSLPPFSAIRPEDIVPAVQSALADCRAAVERVVAQPGPFTWDNLCQPLAESDDRLSRIWSPIGHLNSVKNSPELRTAYEQALPLLSEYGTWVGQHEGLYQAYRSLKEGAAFEALSVPQRKAVDNALRDFELSGIGLSADKQQRYGEIVARLSELGSTYSNNVLDATMGWSKLITDEAELSGLPESALAQAQAMAQAKEQDGWLLTLDMPSYLPVLTYADNRALREEMYRAFATRASDQGPNAGKWDNSEVMAETLALRHELAQLLGFDTYADKSLATKMAESPEQVIGFLSDLAKRARPQAEQELAQLRAFAKQHYGVDELEAWDITYYGEKQKQHLFSISDEQLRPYFPEQRVVEGLFEVVKRIYGITAKERKDVETWHPDVRFFDLFDADGELRGSFYLDLYARENKRGGAWMDDCVGSLRKADGTLQKPVAYLTCNFNRPLGDQPALFTHNEVTTLFHEFGHGLHHMLTQIDTAGVSGINGVPWDAVELPSQFMENWCWEPEALAFISGHYQSGEPLPKEMLDKLLAAKNYQAALFILRQLEFGLFDFRMHFEYSPEKGAQILPTLAEVKKMVAVVPSPSWGRFPHAFSHIFAGGYAAGYYSYLWAEVLSADAYSRFEEEGIFNAETGKSFLDNILSRGGSEEPMALFKRFRGREPQLDAMLRHYGIKG